In a single window of the Littorina saxatilis isolate snail1 linkage group LG3, US_GU_Lsax_2.0, whole genome shotgun sequence genome:
- the LOC138962205 gene encoding beta-1,3-galactosyl-O-glycosyl-glycoprotein beta-1,6-N-acetylglucosaminyltransferase 3-like, with the protein MKLTVRLAVIFVLAVGILTLYCSLMVTSSQWRQHRDIFVLHRTIPKDVTEQCYTNMSSKRHTRQQCSLEKLSHDCDALIEIHGYEKPVDKEELDFPLAFGIKMHTSPQQAEQLLRTIYRPHNIYCIHVDEKADDKVFRQMTSIASCFPNVIMTDRISYVYASFDAVRADLRTMACALDSAVRWKYFMNVAGQEFPLKTNLEMVRILKKLNGTNDIESFPVNFNYQHRFSRVHIMKNDRLMKTSIKKNPPSFDIRKGTQYSAFSRAFVTTFFYDDKVSDKVRDIINFFQDTRSPDEHIWATINQLPWIPGGYPVHVRHTPRNEHLSRAVVWQGGDDYKCRGKYVREVCILSMADLPWLLQQPNLFANKFKLDVDSRVLRCLEAVLNQRAMSRGITIDESYIENLPHVKFRRNKSDITTNQTHISDNISDVNNNNTHRRRKYSQTLINVSAVLDQTSRSRGATTDESH; encoded by the coding sequence ATGAAGCTGACAGTACGACTCGCGGTGATTTTTGTCCTGGCTGTCGGCATCTTAACATTGTACTGCTCTTTGATGGTGACATCTTCACAGTGGCGCCAACATCGAGACATATTCGTGCTTCACCGTACCATTCCCAAAGATGTCACGGAGCAATGTTACACCAATATGTCAAGTAAAAGACACACACGGCAGCAATGCTCATTAGAGAAACTGTCACATGATTGTGATGCGCTGATAGAGATTCACGGTTACGAAAAGCCGGTGGACAAAGAGGAGCTAGACTTTCCATTGGCTTTCGGTATCAAGATGCACACGTCACCGCAACAGGCGGAGCAGCTGCTTCGCACCATCTACCGTCCGCACAACATCTACTGCATTCACGTCGACGAAAAGGCTGATGACAAAGTTTTTCGCCAGATGACGTCAATCGCGTCATGCTTTCCAAACGTCATCATGACGGACCGTATCAGTTACGTATACGCAAGTTTCGACGCTGTCAGGGCAGACCTGAGAACGATGGCGTGTgctctggacagcgcagtgaggTGGAAGTACTTCATGAACGTGGCAGGACAGGAGTTTCCGCTGAAGACGAACCTGGAGATGGTGCGCATTCTGAAGAAGCTGAACGGTACGAATGACATCGAGTCCTTTCCTGTGAATTTCAACTATCAACACCGCTTCTCGCGTGTTCACATAATGAAAAACGACAGGCTGATGAAAACGTCCATCAAGAAAAACCCTCCCTCGTTTGATATTCGCAAGGGGACGCAGTACAGCGCGTTCTCCAGAGCCTTCGTCACCACTTTCTTCTACGACGACAAGGTGAGCGACAAGGTGAGGGACATCATCAATTTCTTCCAGGACACTAGGTCCCCGGATGAACACATCTGGGCCACAATCAACCAGTTGCCATGGATACCGGGCGGGTACCCCGTTCACGTCAGGCACACCCCCAGAAACGAGCACCTGTCGAGGGCCGTGGTCTGGCAGGGAGGAGATGACTACAAATGCCGGGGGAAGTACGTTCGAGAAGTGTGCATACTCTCCATGGCAGACCTTCCGTGGCTACTGCAGCAGCCTAACCTGTTCGCCAACAAATTCAAACTGGACGTAGACTCCCGAGTGTTGCGATGTCTGGAGGCTGTTCTCAACCAGAGGGCGATGTCACGTGGTATTACCATCGACGAATCGTATATAGAGAATCTCCCGCATGTGAAGTTTCGCCGTAACAAAAGTGATATCACCACTAACCAAACTCATATCAGCGATAACATAAGTGAtgtcaacaataacaacactcatCGACGAAGGAAATACAGTCAAACACTGATAAACGTGTCTGCAGTTCTGGATCAAACGAGTAGATCACGTGGTGCCACGACCGACGAATCGCATTAG